The window GAAGTTTTTAGTGTTGATGGTGCTGTGCTGTTTATCGTCGCTCGCGCTCGCGAACGACACCTTTCTGAGTGGGCTTTCAACCCCCACGCCCGCCTACCCCAGAGCGCTGCTCAAAAGCGCCCACGCAGGCAAGGTGCTGGCAGACCTGACCATCAGCGCATCAGGCAAGGTCGAGCACGTACGCATTACTGAGAGCAGCCACCCAGCGTTTGCCGAGGCGGTGCAACACACTTTGGCAAAGTGGCGCTATCAGCCCTGGAAACCCACCCAGGGTCGGCCAGCAAAGGTCGGCATCACGGTGCCCGTCATCTTCGGTGCCCAGGGCATGGCGCCGTTTTCCAAAGCAATCACCGTTGGGTTGGAAAACACCTCGTGCGCGTACCTCAACCAGGAAGTGAGCCTGAGCGAGCGCAACTTCCCGCTGGAGCCCTTGAGCCAGGTCGACGTGTTCTGGCACACCCGACATTACCTGGCCAGCAGCTATGTCACCTGGCAGGTACCCGATAAAACCCGACGCTCAGCCCTGTTCACCGAGCTGGAACACGCTGTACCCGCGATCGTTAAAGCCTGCAGGGCAAACCCCGACGCCCGCTATGGCAACTACCTGCCCCATGAAATACGCGGCGTACTGGTTTCGCATCACTAAGGACAAACCGTTTTTTGATAGAAGGAGCTTCACCATGAAACGCTGGCTTCTTGCACTCTGCTTGGGCGTGTCGTTTTCGGCACTCGCCGATAACGTCACGTTGATTCCTGTTTACACCCCCAAACCAAAATTCCCGATAGAGCTCCGAGATGCGGGGATAGCGGGTGCAACCCGAGTGCAGTTCGTCGTGCATTCGAACGGATCAGTTACGGGCATCAAGATCCTGAAAAGCGATAATCCGCTTTTTTCCAAGGCCGCGAAAAAAGCCGTCAAACAATGGAAATTCAAGCCCTGGGAGGTGACCGCCGGGCGCCCCGCCAGCGTAGGAGTTGTCATACCAATGATCTTCGCCTTCGGCAACAGTCGCCGGCTTCCGATGGACATCAACGCGGTACTGGCCAAGCTGCCCTGCACCCGAGTCAACGCTCAGGTTGCAGAACGAAACCTGCATAAGCCCGCAAAACAACTCCATGAACTGAGCGTGTTCCACTACGTCTCACGCTACTTGTCAGAGGGAATCCTGACCAAGCAACTATCAGCAGCCGAACGCCTAGCGCTGCAAACGGAATTCGCCCACGCAATCCCTCAGATCGTCGAGCGCTGCGGGGAAAACCCGGGGGCTTTTTATGCGGATCAGATGCCGGAGCGGGTTCGGGCGTTGTTGTGATCAACGATGCCCCGAACCAGAAAGCGGGGCATCGGGAGCAACCTCAACGAAGCGACACCACCACCTTCCCCACCGCCCTCCTCTGACCCAACGAATCAATCGCCTCCCCCGCCTCGCTCAACGGATATACCTGTGAAACCAGCGGCTTCAACTTCCCCTCCTCAAACCAGGCAAACAGTTGTTGGAAGTTGGCGGCGTTATCTTGTGGCTGGCGCTGGGCGAATGAGCCCCAGAATACGCCGACGACCGATGCTCCTTTTAAAAGGGCGAGGTTGACGGGCAGTTCGGGGATGCGGCCGCTGGCGAAACCGACGACGAGCAGGCGGCCGTTCCAGGCGATGGAGCGGATGGCTTGATCGAAAAGATCGCCGCCCACCGGGTCGTAGATCACGTCGACACCATTGCCATTGGTGAGGCGTTTGATTTCTTCCTTGAGGTTGGTCTCTGTGTAGTTGATCAGCTCGTCGGCACCGGCGTTTCTGGCGACGTCGAGTTTGTCAGCGGAACTGGCGGCGGCAATGACCCGTGCCCCCATGGCTTTACCGATTTCCACCGCTGCCAGCCCGACGCCGCCGGAGGCGCCGAGCACCAACAGGGTTTCGCCGGGCTGCAGGTTGGCGCGTTGTTTGAGGGCATGCATGGAGGTGCCGTAGGTCATGCTGAAGGCGGCGGCGGTGTTGAAGTCCATGGTTCCAGGCATGGGCAACACGTTGTATCCGGGTACCGCGACCTGCTCGGCGAAGCTGCCCCAACCGGTCAGGGCCATGACCCGGTCGCCGACTTTCAAGTGGGTGACCTTCTCGCCGACTTCCACCACCACGCCAGCCGCTTCGCCACCCGGAGAGAACGGGAACGGGGGCTTGAACTGGTATTTGCCTTCGATGATGAGCGTGTCGGGGAAGTTGACCCCCGCGGCATGGACGTCCAGCAGGATTTCGTTTTTCTTGATCTGGGGGCTGTCGATGTCTTCGATCACGAGGGTGTCGGCGGGGCCGAACGCTTTGCACAGCAAGGCTTTCATCGGACTATTCCTTTTCGATTCGTGGCCGATACGTTCAGGTATGTGAATTTATCGGTCAATCAGCATGACCCGGCCTGATGAGCCTGTATAAGCTAGATGGCTTAACGATTAAGGAGTGGACTGTGAAAGCGTGGATCTTGATGTTGTTGGCCCTGTCGATGCCGAGCATCGCTCTGGCGCAGGAAGAAGCCAAAGAGGGCGAAGCGCCCAAGGCTATTTATGTGTCCCTGACGCCTCCGTTTGTGGGCAACTATGCGCTCGATGGCGGGCCGAAGCTGCGTGTCTATAAGGCTGACATCGCGCTGCGCGTGACCGGTCCGGAAGCTCAGGCCGCCGTCAAACGCAATGATCCGTTGATTCGCAATCAGCTGGTGGCACTGTTCTCCCAGCAAACCGTCGACACCATGAGCAGCGCCGAAGCCAAAGAGAAGATCCGCCAGGAAGCCCTCAAGCAGGTTCAGCAAGTCATGAACGACGAAGAAGGCAAGCCGGTGGTTGAAGACCTGCTGTTCAACAACTTCATCGTCCAGTAAGCCTCAACGCAGGGCCAGGATCGCCGACCATTGTTCGGCGGTCACCGGCATGACGGACAGGCGGCTGCCCTTCTGCACCAGCGGTAGCTGCTCAAGGGCCGCTTGCTGTTTGAGGTAGCCCAGGCTCATCACGTTCTTGAAGGCTTCGACAAACTCGACATCGATGGCCGTCCACGGGTTTTTATCCTCGTTGGCCTTGGCGTCGAAGTAATGGCTTTGCGGATCCAGCGCAGTCGGGTCGGGATAGCCCGCTTTGCTGATGCGCCCGATACCGGCGATACCCGGCTCAGGGCAACTGGAGTGGTAGAAGAAAAACTCATCGCCCACCGCCATCGACCGCAGGAAATTACGCGCCTGATAGTTGCGAACCCCGTCCCAACGGGCCTGGCCGAGGTCTTTCAACGAGGTGATGGAAAACTCGTCGGGCTCGGATTTCATCAGCCAATAGGCCATTTTTGTTACCCCTGAAAGATTGATCGGGCAAGTTGTCAGACAGTTTCGTGACAAACCGACAGTCGGCTCACATCATCGTTTGCGTGTCTGTGATCGTTGTCGCAGAATGCCGGGATTTTAAGCACCACGCTGCTGCACGGCCTATACATAAACCGCTGCTGACAACGTATTGATTTGCCTAAGGAGGGCAGTCAATGAAACGCAAGCCGGATTTACTTTGGATTTTGGTTATTTTGTTCGGCTTGGGTGTCGTCACTACGGGTTATGCGCAAAGTCTGTGGTCTAACAAGGCCGACGCGCCAGTTGAAATCACTCAACAGCAACAGAAATACCCTTCGCGGCATTAATCTGCTCGACCTGTAGGAGCTGCCGAAGGCTGCGAAGACGGTTTCTCACACATACCCCATTCGCAGCCTTCGGCAGCTCCTACAAGTAAGCTCGCGTCACGCCAGATACCAACGCCTGTCCGACACCGTGCCATCCAGCGGCACGTCCCAACTGGCCTGCGCCAGCCGCTCGACCTTCTGACATTCGTGAGCAAGCCCCAGCAAGGTGGGTTTCTGCCACGCATTTCTGCGTGATCGATACGCCAGGCTGCGGTCGTAGAAGCCGCCGCCCATGCCCAGCCGCCCGCCTTCATCATCAAACCCCACCAACGGCATCAGGATCAGATCCAGCGCCCAGATCTTGCGTTGCTTTGCAGGGTTGATGCGCGGCTCGGGGATGCGGAACCGGTTGGGTTTGAATTTCTCGCCGGGCATGACGCGCTGAAAGACCATCTTGGTTCGCGGCCAGGCGCTGAGCACGGGCAGGTACGTGGCCTTGCCTCGACGCTGGGCGGCACGCAGCAACAGACGCGGATCGATTTCACCGTCCATGGGCAGGTACAGCGAGATGTGGCGAGCGCGACGAAACAAGGGATGCTGCGCCAATTGCCTGTAAAGGCCACGTGCGGCCGCGCGCTGTTCACTGGGGCTCAAAGCGCGACGGGCCAGGCGAAGTGTGCGGCGCAATTGCTGACGGGTGAGCGGGACATCACTGGTCATGAGCGCAGGCTGATCCATTAAGGTTGAACCAGATCGAGAGCGCCGTGGCGGCGAACTCGTGGTGACGGTTGTCGGCAGAAACCGGCAACGAACTGAATTGAGACTCCCCGACGAACCGCTGTCGGTGTAGCCCTTGAACCCGAAAGTTCAAGGTGGAGATTGCAGGAGGTTTTAAGGCTTTCCGTCGAGCGGACATGCACACCAACCCCAACGTGCAACCCCCGTGGTTGTGCGTATCGGCTCAGGGACATGACCGACTGGCAAGCACTCCAGGGAGCGGCGCAAGTATACCGAAACTTGCCGCAATATTCAGCCCCGAGGTGCATCCGGTGGCGAATCGGCGTCTGTGGCGAGCACCAAATCAACACGATCCAGCAAATCCCGGACCTGTTCGCGCGTCGAGCCACTGGCCTGCACGTCCGGCAGATCCTGACGATGCAGCAAATCGTGAGTGATGTTCAGCGCGGCCATTACAGCGATGCGGTCGGCACCAATTACTTTGCCGCTGCTGCGGATTTCACGCATCTTGCCGTCCAGATAACGAGCGGCGCTGACCAGATTGGTGCGCTCTTCCTGGGGGCAGATGATGGAATATTCTTTGTCGAGGATCTGTACGGTGACGCTGTTGCCATTGCTCATGAGTCTTGCTCCAGGGCCTTGAGGCGCGAAATCATTGTCTCGACCTTTTGCCGGGCGATTTCGTTTTTTTCAATCAAATGAGCGCGTTCGTCGCGCCACGACTTTTCCTGAGCTAATAGGAGTCCGTTTTGACGTTTTAGTTGCTCGACACGAGTGATCAGTAATTCCAGTCGGGCCATCAACGCTTGCAGGTCGGTGTCTTCCATTGTTTCCCACTGAATACTTTCTGATGAGTGGCACAGGACCTGGCTTTACGCCACGGCCGCGAATGGGACGTCTTGGTGATCTTGCGGCCCGGATAGTCTACGATGTGAAGCCTCCATTCTAGACACTGAGCCGATTGGCGACTAGCTACCCATGCCTATTCAGAATTCCCCTTACAAAGCATTCGCCACCCTGCTCAGCAGCAGCGGTCATCCTGTCTCCCCTGCCGAGTTGCATGGCCTGTTGCTGGGCCGCAGTTGCGCGGGCGCAGGCTTCGCTGCCGATGGCTGGCTTATTGATGCGACCGAGATCCTCGGCTCCGCGCCGGAAGACAACGTGCGTCAGGCATTGATCGGCCTTCAAGAGATGGTCAAAGGCGAGCTCACCAGCGACGACATGACTGTTGTGCTGCTCCTGCCTGGCGATGAAGAGCCACTGGGCGAGCGCGCCATCGCGCTCGGCCAATGGTGCCAGGGCTTCCTCGCAGGCTTCGGCCTGACCGCCGGCGACAACGCCATCAGCGGTGAAGCCATGGAAGTGCTGCAGGATCTGGCTGCGATCGCTCAGGTGCAGGACGCCCTGGAAGAGTCCGAAGACGGCGAGAGCGATTACATGGAAGTCATGGAATACCTGCGCGTAGCGCCGCTGTTGCTGTTCACCGAATGCAACAAACCTGAAGCGCCAGCGCCGAAACCCTCCTTGCATTGAGTGCTCAGCACCGGCGAATCCAGTCATGCCCTGCGCACGGCATGGCTGGCACGCTGAACGGGAAATCCACCTGCCTATGATCCAGATCCCCAAGTCGGAATACGCTCGGCGGCGCAAGGCCTTGATGGCGCAGATGGAACCCAACAGCATCGCCATCCTGCCGGCTGCAGCGGTTGCGATTCGCAATCGTGATGTCGAGCACGTCTACCGGCAGGACAGCGATTTCCAGTACCTGAGCGGCTTTCCCGAACCCGAAGCTGTCGTGGTGTTGATGCCCGGTCGTGAACATGGCGAATACGTGTTGTTCTGCCGCGAGCGCAACGCCGAGCGGGAATTGTGGGATGGCCTGCGGGCGGGTCAGGAAGGCGCGATCCGCGACTTTGGCGCCGAT of the Paucimonas lemoignei genome contains:
- the qorA_3 gene encoding zinc-binding oxidoreductase, whose amino-acid sequence is MKALLCKAFGPADTLVIEDIDSPQIKKNEILLDVHAAGVNFPDTLIIEGKYQFKPPFPFSPGGEAAGVVVEVGEKVTHLKVGDRVMALTGWGSFAEQVAVPGYNVLPMPGTMDFNTAAAFSMTYGTSMHALKQRANLQPGETLLVLGASGGVGLAAVEIGKAMGARVIAAASSADKLDVARNAGADELINYTETNLKEEIKRLTNGNGVDVIYDPVGGDLFDQAIRSIAWNGRLLVVGFASGRIPELPVNLALLKGASVVGVFWGSFAQRQPQDNAANFQQLFAWFEEGKLKPLVSQVYPLSEAGEAIDSLGQRRAVGKVVVSLR
- a CDS encoding 5-formyltetrahydrofolate cyclo-ligase, with protein sequence MTSDVPLTRQQLRRTLRLARRALSPSEQRAAARGLYRQLAQHPLFRRARHISLYLPMDGEIDPRLLLRAAQRRGKATYLPVLSAWPRTKMVFQRVMPGEKFKPNRFRIPEPRINPAKQRKIWALDLILMPLVGFDDEGGRLGMGGGFYDRSLAYRSRRNAWQKPTLLGLAHECQKVERLAQASWDVPLDGTVSDRRWYLA
- a CDS encoding chromosome segregation atpase, whose amino-acid sequence is MEDTDLQALMARLELLITRVEQLKRQNGLLLAQEKSWRDERAHLIEKNEIARQKVETMISRLKALEQDS
- the zapA gene encoding cell division protein ZapA, with protein sequence MSNGNSVTVQILDKEYSIICPQEERTNLVSAARYLDGKMREIRSSGKVIGADRIAVMAALNITHDLLHRQDLPDVQASGSTREQVRDLLDRVDLVLATDADSPPDAPRG
- a CDS encoding flagellar basal body-associated protein FliL-like protein, coding for MSLYKLDGLTIKEWTVKAWILMLLALSMPSIALAQEEAKEGEAPKAIYVSLTPPFVGNYALDGGPKLRVYKADIALRVTGPEAQAAVKRNDPLIRNQLVALFSQQTVDTMSSAEAKEKIRQEALKQVQQVMNDEEGKPVVEDLLFNNFIVQ
- a CDS encoding TonB, C-terminal, giving the protein MKFLVLMVLCCLSSLALANDTFLSGLSTPTPAYPRALLKSAHAGKVLADLTISASGKVEHVRITESSHPAFAEAVQHTLAKWRYQPWKPTQGRPAKVGITVPVIFGAQGMAPFSKAITVGLENTSCAYLNQEVSLSERNFPLEPLSQVDVFWHTRHYLASSYVTWQVPDKTRRSALFTELEHAVPAIVKACRANPDARYGNYLPHEIRGVLVSHH
- a CDS encoding TonB domain-containing protein, which translates into the protein MKRWLLALCLGVSFSALADNVTLIPVYTPKPKFPIELRDAGIAGATRVQFVVHSNGSVTGIKILKSDNPLFSKAAKKAVKQWKFKPWEVTAGRPASVGVVIPMIFAFGNSRRLPMDINAVLAKLPCTRVNAQVAERNLHKPAKQLHELSVFHYVSRYLSEGILTKQLSAAERLALQTEFAHAIPQIVERCGENPGAFYADQMPERVRALL
- a CDS encoding EVE domain yields the protein MAYWLMKSEPDEFSITSLKDLGQARWDGVRNYQARNFLRSMAVGDEFFFYHSSCPEPGIAGIGRISKAGYPDPTALDPQSHYFDAKANEDKNPWTAIDVEFVEAFKNVMSLGYLKQQAALEQLPLVQKGSRLSVMPVTAEQWSAILALR